A stretch of the Argentina anserina chromosome 6, drPotAnse1.1, whole genome shotgun sequence genome encodes the following:
- the LOC126797119 gene encoding uncharacterized protein LOC126797119, translating into MIVWGLCPLAVDVCKLPLVNCGQGKCRPSNDTSHSVIVPIIGRVGFECDCNPGWKEIQIGPFPYTSCLIPNCTINLGCNSSPSQPAPFSPPLLPPQCGLVWCGEGTCIADGTGYKCQCLEGSLNLLDNPLLPCFKTCSFGGDCNKLGFPSDKSDAPSSTKTSSTATCVLNCSRNLLAVTMILLTSIFLTWI; encoded by the exons ATGATAGTGTGGGGTTTATGTCCCCTGGCAGTTGATGTTTGTAAACTTCCATTGGTAAACTGTGGGCAAGGAAAATGCAGGCCTTCTAATGACACTAGTCATTCAGTAATTGTGCCTATTATCGGACGTGTGGGTTTTGAATGCGACTGTAACCCTGGTTGGAAAGAGATTCAGATTGGCCCTTTTCCCTATACATCTTGTCTAATTCCAAACT GCACTATTAACCTAGGATGCAATTCATCTCCCTCACAACCTGCACCTTTCTCTCCGCCATTGCTACCACCAC AATGTGGACTTGTTTGGTGTGGAGAGGGAACCTGCATTGCTGATGGAACTGGatacaaatgccaatgccTTGAAGGCTCATTGAACTTGTTGGATAATCCACTGTTACCATGCTTTAAAACAT GCTCTTTTGGAGGAGATTGCAACAAGCTTGGCTTTCCTTCTGACAAATCTGATGCTCCAAGCTCTACAAAAACTA GTTCCACTGCCACATGTGTACTGAATTGCTCAAGGAATCTCCTTGCAGTAACTATGATACTGTTGACATCAATCTTCCTTACATGGATTTGA
- the LOC126801260 gene encoding katanin p60 ATPase-containing subunit A1, translating into MVGPTLVGLQDHLKLAREYAMEGLYDTSIIFFDGGIAQINKHLNTLDDPLIRSKWMNVKKALSEEAEIVKQLDAERKAFKESPIGRRPSSPPIHAKSSFVFQPLDEYPTSSGYSTSSGYPTSSGLPMDDPDVWRPPSRDTSNRRNAKAGQVGMRKSPQDGNWARSSATKAGTPGRSAKAGGSSRANSAVRSSTPGKKDTRSGKSSKADSANGDAEDGKPKRQYEGPDPDLAEMLERDVLETSPGVRWDDVAGLTEAKRLLEEAVVLPLWMPEYFQGIRRPWKGVLMFGPPGTGKTLLAKAVATECGTTFFNVSSATLASKWRGESERMVRCLFDLARAYAPSTIFIDEIDSLCNSRGASGEHESSRRVKSELLVQVDGVNATSTNEDGTRKIVMVLAATNFPWDIDEALRRRLEKRIYIPLPNFESRKELIRINLKTVEVAPDVNIDDVARRTDGYSGDDLTNVCRDASLNGMRRKIAGKTRDEIKSMAKDEISKDPVEMCDFEEALSKVQRSVSPSDIEKHEKWFSEFGSA; encoded by the exons ATGGTGGGTCCGACGCTGGTGGGTCTGCAAGACCACCTGAAGCTGGCGCGAGAGTACGCCATGGAAGGCCTCTACGACACCTCCATCATCTTCTTCGACGGCGGCATTGCTCAGATCAACaa GCACTTGAACACGCTTGATGACCCGTTGATTCGCTCAAAATGGATGAATGTAAAGAAGGCACTTTCTGAGGAAGCGGAGATTGTGAAACAACTTGATGCAGAGAGAAAGGCATTTAAGGAAAGCCCCATAGGCCGGCGCCCTTCCTCGCCTCCGATCCATGCTAAGTCGTCTTTCGTTTTTCAACCCTTAGATGAATACCCCACTTCTTCAGGCTACTCAACTTCTTCAGGATACCCAACTTCTTCTGGTTTGCCTATGGATGATCCTGATGTGTGGAGGCCACCAAGTCGGGACACTTCAAATAGAAGAAATGCAAAGGCTGGTCAAGTTGGTATGAGGAAGTCACCACAAGATGGAAACTGGGCACGGAGTTCTGCAACAAAAGCAGGCACACCTGGCCGTAGTGCAAAGGCTGGTGGATCAAGTAGGGCCAACTCTGCGGTCCGATCTTCTACTCCCGGAAAGAAAGATACCCGCTCTGGAAAATCTAGCAAGGCAGATTCAGCG AATGGTGATGCTGAGGATGGAAAGCCAAAGAGGCAGTACGAGGGACCTGATCCTGATTTGGCTGAAATGCTTGAGAGGGATGTACTGGAAACCAGCCCTGGAGTGAGATGGGATGATGTTGCTGGCCTGACTGAAGCAAAAAGACTTCTGGAGGAAGCGGTTGTTCTTCCTTTGTGGATGCCAGAATATTTTCAG GGTATCAGGAGACCATGGAAGGGTGTTCTTATGTTTGGTCCTCCTGGAACTGGGAAGACATTACTTGCTAAAGCTGTTGCTACTGAGTGTGGCACAACTTTTTTCAATGTCTCGTCCGCTACATTAGCTTCAAAATGGCGTGGAGAAAGTGAACGAATGGTTAGGTGCTTATTTGATCTTGCAAGAGCTTACGCGCCAagtacaatcttcatagatgAAATTGACTCTCTCTGCAATTCCCGGGG GGCATCTGGAGAGCATGAATCTTCCAGAAGGGTGAAATCTGAACTTCTGGTCCAGGTTGATGGTGTAAATGCTACCTCCACAAATGAAGATGGTACTCGTAAAATAGTGATGGTTCTGGCAGCTACTAACTTTCCATGGGACATTGATGAGGCTCTCAG GAGGAGGCTGGAGAAGCGTATTTATATCCCTCTTCCAAATTTTGAGAGCCGGAAAGAGCTTATTCGGATAAATTTGAAAACAGTTGAG GTTGCTCCAGATGTGAACATTGATGATGTGGCTCGCCGAACAGATGGATATAGTGGTGACGATCTCACAAACGTTTGCCGTGATGCTTCCTTGAATGGGATGAGGAGGAAAATAGCTGGAAAGACACGTGATGAGATCAAGAGCATGGCGAAGGATGAGATTTCAAAGGATCCGGTTGAAATGTGTGATTTTGAAGAAGCCTTGTCGAAGGTCCAACGGAGTGTTTCTCCTTCTGATAttgaaaaacatgaaaaatggTTTTCAGAGTTTGGTTCAGCATAG